From the Lathyrus oleraceus cultivar Zhongwan6 chromosome 3, CAAS_Psat_ZW6_1.0, whole genome shotgun sequence genome, the window aacTCATGAAAAAAAAAGGCGTGACTTTCAAAATGAAAAACAACACATAGAAAAATCTAGTCTTTATAAATTCAATTAAAACAATCTCGGAATtaaaaaaaagaagagaataagttttgaaatataataaaattataaacGGTGAATCTCCCCTCTCATTCAAATCCTACCAGTTTGGGCAGAAAAAATGACAATAGGAAGGATTTTGCTCTTCTCCCCTCCTCTCCTTTTCTAAAAAAGAACcaaataaatatatttaaaaaattgCCTTCCCTCCCCTTCAAAAACTTTCAACCAAACAGATCTATTTGAAGGGTCTATTTGAAGGGAGGAGTATCAAAAGGAAGAAGTGGAAAAAAGAAAAAGTGTTTGATTTATATTGTTTTTAAATAGGAAGTGGGACGAAgaattttatttataaatatgatTGGATTCATTAAAAAAAGAGgtattttaaaatcaatttacTTTGTTATTCTTGTAATTTTATCATAAGAATCGTGGTATTTACCGTTTATAATTCAAACACAAATTTATTAACGAAATATAATGATACTTACTATTCATAATTCGAATACAAATTCATTAATCAATTATAAATATTCAATAAGAGAACAtcataaatattttataaaaccgcaacaataacaatatacaattttaaaaaataaacaaatagaataaaatctaaaaaaaattattataaaaaaacATTAAGTAACATCAaaataaaataacataaaataataaaactatagtcattataataaaattatttaggtttctttttgaaagataaaaataaaGATGATAttaatatgaaaaaaaaattaagtaaTTATGATTCTGATATATGAGATTGATGTAAGAGATAAGCCAACTTTTAATAACAAAAAGAAAACTCCAACATAAAAGAAAGCACAGAGACCCTTTAGACGGGCATTCGATTTTACCCAAATCATCTTTTTCTTAGTAGAAGAttgaaacaaaaaaaaaaactattGGACGGCATTCGATTTACCTCATGCATAATACCTATTTCTTCAAACAAAAGAAATGTTTAAAAACCTATTAAACTGGAGACGAGGAATAAGTCATTTTTATTTTTGGTAACTAATTTTCCACCAAAAGATGAGTATTTATCAACTACAATTACAAGATAAAACCAAACGGCCATGCAGTTCAGTATGAAACAGTGTACAAAGTAAATTGTTAAACACATTAATTAGCAACAAAAACAACAATCGTTTAGGCAGATAATACAGTCAAGGAATCCAGCTCGTTTAAAGTCTACAATCCCTAATGATTGTGAAAACATGAACATGCTCATTTAATTTTTGCTAGTTTCTAAACCTCAGGCTTCATATCTCCCCAAGATAAATCTGCTTGTCACTACTACAAGATCCAACAATAGGTTCATTGGGATGGAAAACAGACTCATTAACAGATCCATTGTGTCCAGGAAGCTTATACAATATTCTTCGAGAAGTGGTATCCCAGATGTAAACCATTCGATCAGAACTCCCAGCTGTGACCTTGCTTCCATCAGGTGACCAACCACATTTCAACAAAGTCTTCTCAAAGTTGTGTTGATGGCCTTCTAAAATCTTCACACATCGATTTTGTGGAGCATACGGACGCATATCCCAAATGCATAGCTTGCAATCCATGCCATTTGTAAGAAGGTAGGAACCATCTGGGCTCAATTGCATGCTCGTAATCATATCTTGATGACCTTGAAGTGTCATGGTAACCTCACCTTTACGTAAGTCCCATATCTTAACATCATTATCAATACCACCAGTGTAGATCTTATCTGAGGCATCAGAGAAACTGACAGCAGTGATTTGGTATTTATCAGGGAATGTTTGGATGGAACCCCTTTGACGCATGTCCCATAATTTTGCTGTTCCGTCATCAGAGCCACTGACAACAAGAGGAGGCCCCCTCCGGGAAGGACAGCAACTATTGACATATGAGAGATGCTCTACCATCTTTTTTATTTGTTTTCCTGTTTCTGTATCCCATAACCGCAGGGTTTTATCAGGGCTGGCAGAGACTATCTGTGTCCCATCTGAAGTCCAGTGAAGATCTAAAACAGCATTCTTATGACCTTTTAGAACCATAAAGTTCTTGCAATCCCCATGCACATTCCAAAGGAAAATTTCTTTGTCGTGAGATCCAGATGCAAGGACAGATCCAGTTGGATTGAACTTCATGGTATATACGGCACTCTGGTGACCAGTCAGCAACATGATAGGAGATTCCAAACTTGAGGTCCGCTGTTTTCCATTTGCCCCAGGAGCCCGAGGAGCATTGTATGGAACAGTAGACCACTCCATTGGCCTTGGACCAACAACGGACAGAGCATGTTCACTTTCTCCAGGAAAACCTTGCATGTTGACCTTTGCTTAAAATTGAATTATACAAACTTTAATTTGCACAAGCTTGAGTGTTCAAAACTGAAATAGAATCAAGAGTTAGCAGCAGCAAGATCTAAAAAAGGACTACTTATACTAGATAATAAAGGTAGTTGCAAATCCAGTCTAGAACATTTAACATAATTCCAAAAATCTTATCTACCATTGTCATCAATAATGGGATAAGAAAATGGAACAGAAATAAATAAGGACAAATTATGAATTTAGGGTCTGATAAAACACTCAACCCTTCCCAAAAAAATCTGCCAAACTAAAACAAATGAACAAAAAAAATTATAGTTCAAAATCTGAAGAAGGAAGAAAGACAAATATCATAAAAGTGAAAGAACTATATGAAATCTGTAGCACGAACGTACACCAACCTATATAGCACAAAAAGGAAGCAACATATATAAAGGGCTAGCCCTGAATCACAttttcacttttcattttcaAGCACGCCGGACACTTAAAGCAATCTACGTATATAAAAACTGTGTATTATCAACACACAAGGTTCTGATAATCTGATAGTGTATGTTGTGCCATTTTAGCAGAACTAGAATCCCCTCTCCTTAACATGTGGGTGTGTGTACTGTCTAGTTAGGATCAATTGACACAAATTTCAAAGATAGCATGGTTACACCTTCAACGATTTTTTAAACATTGCAAATTTAACAAACCCAAGATCGAGCCTCCAAAATCCATACAACTCAAACAATTGATACTCCATTACATTACTTACTTCTGATATAATGTTATTCAAAACTTACGTAAATTTCAGATATAAGATTACATGTAGATTAATATCTAAATTATATAAAATCATGTATACATGAATGAACATCGAGATAATTATCAGATAAAACTCAGTCACTCAATAGTCAACAGACCTTAACTCTCTCTACACATCCGGACAAAAAACTCAAGTAAGAATATTATCAATTTAGAAGAGCATGCACTTTTGTCTGTTTCAATAAAGCAACAATTGACTGCTCATAAACAGGAATTACGTATCAAATAG encodes:
- the LOC127126617 gene encoding uncharacterized protein LOC127126617; the protein is MQGFPGESEHALSVVGPRPMEWSTVPYNAPRAPGANGKQRTSSLESPIMLLTGHQSAVYTMKFNPTGSVLASGSHDKEIFLWNVHGDCKNFMVLKGHKNAVLDLHWTSDGTQIVSASPDKTLRLWDTETGKQIKKMVEHLSYVNSCCPSRRGPPLVVSGSDDGTAKLWDMRQRGSIQTFPDKYQITAVSFSDASDKIYTGGIDNDVKIWDLRKGEVTMTLQGHQDMITSMQLSPDGSYLLTNGMDCKLCIWDMRPYAPQNRCVKILEGHQHNFEKTLLKCGWSPDGSKVTAGSSDRMVYIWDTTSRRILYKLPGHNGSVNESVFHPNEPIVGSCSSDKQIYLGEI